TTGTGACTTTTCTTTGTTATTTAAGAAGCAAAAATTTTTTAACTATGCATTCTTACAGCCATCCGGTGCTGTTTGCGAAGCTCCCGGACTCTGAGCTGGTCCATGGTGGAGGCCACCTCCTTGACGGGCTGCTGCAGGTCGTCTGAGTAGCGCTGCATCAGAGGCTGCGGGATGCCACAGCGACCGTGCTGGGGGAAATGAACACATGACACATGATGGAAAAAACTGATATAAAAACACTGAGGTGTCTTTTCTTAATTGCTTTGAAGCAAAATATGACATTTAGATGAGGTCAAGATTTTATGGAAGGATTGGGCTACCTTGTCTGAGTAGGGCTCCTCCGTGAGATCGATGCCCTCGGCCTCCAGCCGTTGCTCCAGCAAGGTGAGCAGGTCGGGGCTCATCTTGGAGTGGGACGCCTTCCTTGACACGGCCACCTTGCCGCCCAGGTCCGAGAGCCACGGGGGCGTCGCCGCCGTCTCTTCGCCGGCGGATGAGGAGTTGCGAGGGCTGCTCGGAGTCTTGGCGGGAAGGGGCGGGGCGGGACTGCTCGCGCACTGTGTCACGGGGCTGCTGGGCTGGGAACGTGTGAGCGAGTGCGTCGGAGAAGGTCCGAAAGACGGCGAGGAGAGCGGGGAGTGGCAGACCCCGTTGGCGACTCTTTCTCTGGACCTCTTGGCGGGAACCGGAGGCGGTACCGGTGGCTTTTTGGCATGAGTCCTTATGACCCTCTCACCGCTTACGTTGGACTCCGGGGGACTCGGGGCTTGGGTTGTGGGACAAGGGGGTCTCAGAGGGAGCTGCGAGGGGACGGGTGGTCTGTCAACTCTCGGTTTTGGACTCACCAGCGGACTTGCAGTACAAGCTGGCGAAGGCGCCATAATGGGCCCGCTTGCGTCCAAACTGGGCCCTTCTTTGCTGCGTTGGACCTCCTCGTTGTGATCCTGCCTCTGCTCCCAGTGCAGGTCTCCCAGGGAGTGGGAACGCTTCCAGGACCCGGCCAGCTGGGAGGGTTCGTCCAGGTCCTCGCAGCTACGACTGGCCGGGATGGGCGAGCGTTTGTGGGCTTTGCGGCGCCCGAGCAGGTTGAAGCCCTTCAGGGAGGACTTGTTGAACAAGTTTTTGGGGAATTTGGAGTGCTGGCTTTTTTCATTCTGCTGCAAGGCCTCACTGGAGATGGTCATGGGAAGAGTGGGATAGTCCGGAGACTGGCCTGCGGAAGAACGACCCGAGCGGGAGGCCTTCTTGCTCTTgcctgcaaaagaaaaaccgTAGAAGGCAACGTTATGACTTTTCCTGTAATCTCACGCGAATAGCAACAATCTGCCTCAAGAGGGCGCCAAAGTACTACTTTTCGTTTTTCCTACAAGCTCCTCCCCTCACTTCAACATCTAATTTTGCATTAGACAGGGCTTCGTGACTTCTTAAATTTCAGAAAGGGAAAAATAGCGAAATAGCGACTTTTTTAGTGAATAATTAGCTGCTGCTCAATATAAAATAAACTTTAAGATTAGCTGAGCGTTGCTCTTTCATTTGCACAAATGTGACATCATGGCATCAGGCATGGTAGAATGAAAAGCGAAAGCAACTTACCATGTCGTCCTCTGATTTACAAAGCATGATGGGTGAAACAGGTGAGAACGGCCAGAATAAGTTTTAATGGGATGGACAGAGAGAAATTGTACAGATGGAATGCAATGAAATGTCGCCGCGGAAGACGAAAATGCGGCGGATAGAAAACGACGACTTCAGCACATTAACTGACGTGTTAATCGATCAAGGGTGGAAAATGATGAAGTCATTTCGACGGATGCCGATTCATCAAATAGGtatgaaaaggaaaacaggAGACGAAACACATAACAGCAGGCAGGGCtgtctttattgtttttgggGTCGGGCCGctaagattcttttttttccaatacttCTATCTCTATCGAGGCACACAAAGGCTGCGGCCAATTCCCAACcacccccaccacacacacacacacacacacacacacacattaaagcCAGTAGTTACACTGGAAACCAGCAATCAGAAAGGAAAGTGGCAGTGATGTTAAAAATACGCGGGAGGAAGAAGACATATGAGCACTCTCAAAAATGAAGATCACAAATCTTGTCAAAGCTTAGTACAATTAAAAACAGGCGCATTTCAGTAATGCTAGGCACATCATGCAAGACGTGTTCGTGCAAAAGAGCCAATGGGCACATCGCAATGATGTCACTGCACTCGGCTGCACTTAGAAATATTCCAAATGATCCCCTTTGTATACTGTCATCAATGTGGACTCCACGGGCGGGGTTTGAGCTTGGAATCCTTTGATTGGCAGTGACTTTGTTCTGACGAGAACGCCCGTCGTGCGCTTAGGGGAGGCTCGCTCCCTTTGGCCTTGGGCTCCCAGCATTGTGCGGTAGACCAGGCTTAGTGCTCTGGGGCCAGGCTCCTTCCGGGTAGCATGCGGACTTCGGTACTGAGGGCACACAAGGCCTATAAAGACGGAGAGAGTGATGACAGGAGGATGTCATGAGGCGCCGTCTCCAGAGCGTATGGCTCCCAAACTGTGGCTTGGGGGACAAAATGGGTCCCGGGAGAATTTCGATTGGGTTGCTCATTTGCCAAGTCAATTGTtattaaacaacaaaatgatacAATGATTGAGCTGGAACAGTTTGGTAAAACCAGCTATGGAAGGACAAAGGCGGGAGACGGCAGGATCGACCGAGCGCCTCCGATAAGCAAGAAAAGCCGCTCGATTATCAGACAGCACTGCGAAGGATTGTGACAGGTGGGGTTAGAAAGCACAAGCGTGAAAAGATGGCGTGCATACATTCCACCACGAAACCAAATCCCAGTCGAGGCAATATTACCGTTCTCCAAGTTCTCGTTGCTCTCGTAGCAGCCAGAGTCCCGCGGGGAGTCTCCGATCAGACCCCGGCCCTCCGACAGCAGTTTCTCCTGGGAGCTGCGCTCTGGATCGCTGCTGCCTAGAcacgtggaaaaaaatggatttcacTTTGAGCACAAATAGTGGCAGGCCACAAAAGGCACAGTATGATTGGCTATTTTGAAAGCctcattgaaaacaaaacagctgaACCCATTTGAACGGTGtcgctaaccaaaacagcagcaccgaGTGATAAGCATGGCTTCCTTACTGTCGTATTCCTGCAGCAGCTCAACGGCCGTGAGCAGCACGTCTCGGTGTTGGGGGTCTTTGATGTTCAGCTCGTCCAGGTCCTCCTCTTCCAGCAGCTTGAACGTGTCCAGGTCCTCGTAGCCGTTGAACAGGAAGGTGGGCATGTGCTCCTGTGTGGATGCAGCAGTCATAGTGAGCAATCCAAACTTTtggtttatttatatttctttcCAATGTTCATGCGTTACACGGCAGTTGTACAAATGTGATGAGAGGTTTCAGAAGATGGAGGTTAAACCGTGTGGGTGTCAATGTTTATGTTAGCCTGTCATTTCCTGCACTAAATTTGGCCCAGGTGAGGTTTGGCACGCGGTGCCATTCCCACCTTGAGGTTAATTCGTTCCAGCAGCTCCTCCACGGACGTCGGCTTGGGTGGTCGACCCTTCCGGCGGCGCCGCAGCGGCCGTTTGGGCTTCTCTTCTTCCTCGCACAGCACGTCCACGTAGATGAACTTGAAGGTGCCCACCTTGTTATTGAGCAGGCCCATCCAGGTACCCATGGGCGGCTTGCTGATGATGTCGATCACGTCGCCGTGCTGCCGCCACCGGAAAATCATTAGTCAGCAAAATTTGACAGCttgccagattttttttcatttttgtttacctTCAATTTGAGGGAGTCCGAGTCGTAGGGGCTCGGCGTGAAATCCGTGTGCACTCGAGCGCGGCCGCAGAACGGCCCTCGGTACGGCAGCTCCTCGTCGTCGCCGTCCTCCGATTTAACGCTTTCTCTGTTGCTGGCTGACGAGTCGGTGGTGCTCACCGTCTGACCACCTGGACACGaaaatcaattattattattgccacACTTAGCTAAATGCGGAAGCTCTatcttgaaaataaacaacttaCTCATTGAACTTTGTCCACTCAGCGAACTTCTGAGACTTTCCACTGAACCTCCCGCCTTGAGTTTGGGCTTTTCTAGTGAGTCGCTGTCGGGCTGCGGGCAGTGCGGAGAACCCGCTGTTCCATCTGGACTCGACTGGAAGGCAGAAGAGACGTTGACACGTGGGAGGGGAAgggaaaaatgcacaaaaacattttagaaacTACCTAGAATGGCAGACATTTATGAAAAACgatattttaattcaattggCCAAACTGATGACATTGTTATTTTCAGTGATCCAGTAGAGGGCAGTGTTGCCTGGAAAACAACACGCATGTGACTATTCTGAACCcatttcttattttgttttgttgttttacaaGCAACGGCTGGCTGCATGACGCAAGCCTGGCTAGTAATGTGGGTCAATTTGTCGCCATTGACAGATGCTTTGGCTGCTGTGCGGAGTTTGGACATCGCAGGCCAATTGGTGGAGCAAATGGCAGTGGCCAGTAAATTTTAGCCAGAGTAAACAACactgtgcgcacacacacacactcgcgctGGGCCTTGAGAGCAAGCCTGAGGGAGACTTGCGTCACTCAAATGGGCTCAGCATGAAGCACACGCCCAATACAAGCAGATCCCAGTTTCCCAGCTCTTGTTTATTCTGTAACCAACACAAATACTCCCACACACTCTGCGGGCTAATGATGCGGTGAACTAACACAGCACAACATCCTGAAAATGTCTGAAAAGAAACCTCGACCTCGGTTGACTACATTACCTGTTCGGGCACGGAGCTGCTGTACTTCTTGGACATGCGCTTCCTCATGGTCTCCTTGACCGACTTGACCTTCTTGCCCAGCGAGATCCGAGAAGTGTTGGGCGACTTGACCACTTCTCTATAGATGGCCTCCTGCTCTTTATTCTGTCGGGTCAGGAAAGATCATTCTGGATGTGATCCAATTGGATGCCTCCGTGTGGTCGAGCACTTACGTGGGCGTCGGAACCAGTGTTGAGCACGTGGAGGGATCGATTGGACAGGTCAAAGCCGCCGAAGCTGCACGTTCTCTGAGGGGGGAGCAGAGCCAAAAGACAATCAGCCACGCTTTTAAAACGGCTTCCTCGATGGGATGCGCGGCGCTGTGATTCATGCATGacatgaggggggggggggacatgaTGTCATACAAGACGGGGCAGACGAAGGACGTGATGGAAACACTTGGTGTGCTTTTTCCCTCCAAATTTCAAAGCGAATGAGCTGTTTTATTAAAGTCAAAAAGCCCAAAAGTCGGTTCCAACATGTGGAGTCTCTTGACGTGGCCACATAAAACGCTCAAGGGACTGAACATACGTTTAGGGCGCCCTCTACTGGTGGAACCTGGATTGGGAGACATGCGGAAGGGAAGGGGCTTGCTGCGCTATGccaacacacgcgcacgcagaCACGCTGTTAGCTTTAGCAGAAACATTCAGAGATGTTTCTGATGAGGGAAAGTTTTTCTCACGCTGATATTAATGGCAAACTATGAAATGAAAGGATAACTGGGAGATCCACTCTTATCGcttatctgtttttttttcttatagaTCCTCCCAAAGCtatgaggacacacacacacgtgcacatcAAAGTTCATCTCCCCACTTAATCTCAGGATAAACCCCAGCATGAAGATCCCTCAAAAGTGACTTGGGCTTTTCTTTGCATCCACAGCTGCGGACCACATTGCAGCTTTCCTAGCGAAGGGTTTTTGCAGAACAAACACGTTTGAAGCGGCGTCCAAAAATAATGTGATGGCGATACTGGATGGAATGGACATGCATCCaagatttgcaaaaaaaaaaaaaaaaaaaaaaaaaaaaaggatttcgGAGATAATTACAAGGAAAGGAAAGCCATCCAGAAAAATTAAAGAGAGGCACGGGCCCCccttttgaaaaaagaaaaaaacacaaaagcaaaaagctACAACAGAAAAAAGTGGAGTCCAAAAAAGTTGTTTGGATGAGGAGGACCTGACTGGCACACGACAGGATTCAGGTCGCATCGAAGCTGCAGGATAGCCCCCCACCTGGCTCTTAACCGATCCCTACTCAATGTGACCTGCAACGTTTCGCTTCTCTACGCTATTCTGCAGCTTTGACGCACGCCGAGTCCCGCTCACACGAGGCGGCCGACTTGAACCTCACGGTCTGGACTCACAGACTTCTGCTGGATGCGTAAGAGCACGCGCTTGGTGCAGCGGTCCACGCTGGCCGCCCACTTCTTGTCCGCCTCGCGGTCCTCCTCCAAGAGACAACGCTGCTCGGCTCGGCTGAGGGTGACCGGGCGGACCAGCTGGGTCCAGTTGAGGTGACCGTACAGGCTCCGCTCTACCACGTAGGTGATGTTCAGCTCGCTGACCGCGCTGCGGCCCCGTAGCCGGCGGGAGGGGAACGGCCAGCCCCCTCCCGGCCCAAAAGCTTTGGATTTGGCTATGGCACGGGCGGAGGAGGGCGCGGCGACGCACAGAGGCGAGACCGGGTTCTTGGTGTTGCGCGAACGCTGGTACACAAGGTGTTTGGTGGAGTACGAGTAGTTGGGGTCGGGTTTTGTGAGCGTCCAGCCGCCGCGGTGCCGGTCGGTGGTGTGATATTTGGGGCTCTCATCGTCCAGGGGGATAAGGCGGCGGGATCGGGCTTTGGGGCGGGGTTTGGTCAGCCCGTAAAAGGCATACAGGGCCTCGTTGTTACTTACCCCGTGGGAGATGGAGCTCAGGGCCTTCCGCATCTCGCTGTCGGTGGTGGAGCGCGGCAACTTCCCTTCGTCGTCCAGGCCGCAGCCATCCAGCTCAGAGAAAGAGGAGCCGCTGCCACCCCCGCCCGAGCCCACCGGGGTTCTCCGGGGCGGGCGGATCAGACCGTGGGTACTGGAAGACTTGTTGAAGGTCTTCACCAGACGGTGTCCGGACCAGGTGTCCAAGCTACTGGAGGACGGGGAGGTGGTCAGGCTGTCGGTGTCTCCGTCCAGAGAGAGATGGTCCTGGCCCGGCGAGGTCTCCTGGGGCAACGAGTGCTTCTTCAGGACCCCCGCATATAACGCAGCGTTGTCGTCACAGGTGGCCACCGACTCCACGTTTAGAAAATCTGACAGAAAAGTCAATCGGTGGAAGATTTAGACATCTTTATCTTTTTCTAagactgttttttgtttgagtTTACAAACCTTGAGATCCATGCTTCTTCCACTCCTCCACCTTAATGAGTTTTTTCCTGACTCGCCGGGTGGAATTAACGAGCTTGTGCAGCCGCTTGAACTTCACCGAATCCTCCGACTGCTCGTCGTCGGACTGTTCGCGGGATTGCTGCCGTAAAGAGAGACACAGAGAGGAAGCGGCTTGACGTTCCAGCGCCGAAGAATGCAACAACAGCAGAAATGGAAGTGGATAAAAATCACAGATGCACAAGAATTTGGCAGTAAAAAGGCTATGCTGTCAATGAGAGCATTGTTGAGGATTTAGTGGGGTGAGAAATGGAGACCAGACACGGTGGAGACTACAATTAATTCACCACAAAATGGACTCGAGGACCATGAATGGACCAAACATGAATCAGTGACACAATCAGCGAGGCTGCATTGCCTTCGGAGGACATTTCATCTCAGGTGCGCAAGGACACTCCATTGAGGCAAAGATGTCTGCCCGAGAAACTGTCATAAATGCCGCCTGGCATAGAGAGCTGGCACCTAGTGCCAACGGCTTCATTTGTTTCTAAtggtctccatggcaacatcGCGACACAACTCGCCAAGGTTGGCTCCGCAGTTTGCAAAAAATCATGCACGCTCATGCGCGCAAAACGAGACAGAGCTGTCCTGTCCGAGTCCGCCTTGTCGTGCTGGTCGAGACCGATGGGCCATGAAATGGCTTAATTGCCCCCCGaccgcccctccctcctccacttttgaccacaagatggcagctgACATCCAGCGAGGATGATGTAAACAACTGCGGCTTGGAAGGCACTGGCAAGCGCGCACGTGATGTTTCGTAAATTCTCGATGGCTCAGCATCACCCAAGTAACGTTCCAAGTTTCCAAAGCCTCCGAGCAACTGTCTAATAAAATCTTATTAATCTCCGACAAGTTGGAAAACACATCGATCAGCAGTCCTTccctcaacacacacacacatccaaccATTTAACCTTtcgcatacaaaaaaaaagtccagcgTGTCTGTTTGCAAACCACACAATTCTCCCCGAGGTCGTCAAATTTCCCTCAGAGCCGTAACAAAAGATTTAGCATTTCTCTGCCTACACAGAACTCGACCAAAACAGGATATTGCCCTAACCGAGACGAAAGAGGACAAAAAACCACATAAACGACTCCAAAGCAGCTCTAAAGTCAACACAAAAGCCAAAAAGCATTGAAAGAGCCTTACCAGTTTGTTCGGACTATCCAGGCTTCATGTCGCGCAACCGATACGGCGCCTCGCACATTCAAACTCGAGTTCCAAAATCACATCCGAGCGTTTGTTTGCACGCTGGCGCGCGCATAACACGGTGGGAGGCGGAGCTCGGGAAGAAGGGGCGGTCGGGATGTGTAGCGCTGCGAGAGAAACGCCTGTGTTGTGCGCGGAGAACAATCCCCGCATTTGAGCCCCCCATGACCCTGCCGTGGCCCCCACATCCCTAATGACCCATCCTGGAATGTGCGGCCAAAAAGGAAGATGCAGAAGCGGAGACGCCATAAATGCGCTTTTATTAACCAGCGTGTCATTACGTCGCGGACGACTGCTGCGGATGAGCTCCATTCCAGTCGAGTGGCGGTTGACATCACGAAAGGGGGGGGTCAAATGTCGCGGAGTGTTTTCAAGAGCGGCAGAAAATAGACGCATTACTTATTGGATTGGATTTTGGAATTAATTCACATCCTGTTGCACAAAAAGTGGGTCGGGTGTGTGGCTGGACTGAATTGCGCGTTTCGCCCAAATGATACCATACAGCGTGAGGCTGATGAAAATCAGCTGTGACCTAGATTACAAATGAGAAAAGCTAACCAAGACATAGAAGAGAGACAATTATGACTAAGAGTTAAAAGGCCACATTGTGCTGCGGTTTTGGGCAGTTCCAGTCAGCCAGCAGACTGAAAGCTCAGAAGAGTGCAGAAGCAAACTGACCCATCTTGGAAGGTGTGCAGGTTAACTTTTGTCTACCTGGATACATccttgacaaaaacacaaccgAGACACGTTTACGCAACCTCAACCAAAATGTAATGAGTCAAATGACATGGTGGAGAGAAGGAACGGCGGGATGTGCCCAGTGGTGCAGGAGTGTAGGAAAGTGGGGAAATGGACAGGAAgtaggaagaggagggggggtgtACTTACGTTGCAGTTTGAGGACTGGTTTAGACCGGCCGCAGTTCCGTCAGTGCACTCTGCAGTGTCAGTACTGCCGGACTGTCTGTTGCGCTCATACTCCTTCAGCTACgtggaggaagaagagttTAGAGAAGCGGAGGAGAAGAGGGCGGGGCCATCGTGCGGTTGAGGAGGTGAGTGTCAGAAGGAAGGGAaggaaaaggaggaaaaggaggGGGACACAGCAGTTGAATTTTGCATCTCTATGAAGGCAAGAttaaaagggggcggggctaaatGAGAATCCACCATGTCCAGCTACTGAGACTAATCGTCTATGAACCAAAGTCCTCCACCTCACCCAGATGCTACACCGAGTTCTGCACACCCACACtccaagaaataaaaaaattcaaaaaacgtttgtgtgtgcatcaaAAGGATGTGTTAGCAATGCATGCTTGTCATCATTGTTAGTCATTTTAATAAGATGCTAGTTGGATAACTAGTCTCGGATAAAGGGCGAAGGCGGCCGGACGCTCTTCCTACCCGAGCCAGTGCTTCTTCCACGGTGATCATCTTCTCtttcaccatcatcatcagctgGATTCGCTCCTCGTCGCTCATGGTGATCTCGCTAGCCACGAAGCCGATGTCCTCACCTGAGAGGCGTCAGGGGTCAAACATCAGAGCTTGCGTAAGAACAAAAAACGGCAACACGCATACCTTTGGAAGTCTGTCGCACGACCGCCTTGTGCTGAGGCTTGCGGAAATTCTGCCAGAACGacttgttcttcttcttgttgtcCCATTTGCCTAAAAAGAGGACATCATTAATTGATAAgacattatttgtaatgtgtTGAGCAGGCCAGGCTTTAATCCATTACCTCCAGATCCATCTTCAGAGCTGGATTTGTGCAGGGACATTCTGGGGATaaacaatcatatttgcaAACCTGCATTTAAAACCATTTACACTTCAATGCAACTGCACTTGCGTAAATTTCACCACCAGAGGTCAGCAATggatcaaaaataaaaagctgctATGACCATCctcaggaggaggagagagcaAAACTATGGAAGAAAGGGGAAAGGAGGACAGTAAGAGGGGGCgaggaaatacaaaaaaatcaaaatcaaagagGGCAGACTCAGCCTGTTTGTGTTTCCACTTTCCTCTGGTGGCCACAAGCATGACACGGAGAGGCATTTGAGGAGGACATGTTACGACGTGGAAAGCATTCAGTAGATAGAAAAAGTCCTGACATATCTAGAAAGCGTCCAAAATCATCAGAattaacaagaaaaataacaaccGAGAAGCACACGAAAGCCTTTTTCCACTATTCGTGGCTGAAATTTAAAGAGCCATTTTAAGAGATTCTTCACATTCAAATCAGGACCGCAAAAAGTATTTCTCAGGTTATGCCTAAACTCATTTGCAGATCAACTCAATCTAAAGCACTAACTCAATGAGACCTTTTCACAGGCAGTTCTTTAAttggcaaaagcaaaaaaaaaaaaaaaaaaaaacccaatgtCATGTGATCTTTAAGCGACATccaagcaaaagaaaagcagattGACAGGAAGACGAGCGGCGCAGCAGCCCAAGTCAAAAGCGAAGGGGAGACGTCGTTCCAAATTATTTGGCATCTGGTTCCCATCATGTTCGGGCTTTGGTCTGCGCAGCGCATATATACATCGAGCCGGCCTGCGGTATGCGCTTCCTCGGCCGCACATGCTCCAGCGAGGGTCAACGAGGGGTGACACCCCCCCAAACATGAACGCAAAGACCTTATCCCAAGCCGCCCGCCTGCACCTTTCCTGACCCGTTTCTGCGGCGTGATGTCATACACTTTGCGCAACAGGAACCGCTCCCAGACCCGGTTCTATAAAGCCCCTCGATCCGTGCTCTTCGGGCTGTAATCATTTTGCCATCGCCCTCGAAATTGCGCCTTCCTCACCCTCCGGACACAAAGGCAGGAAGGAAAGGAGAAAAGCCTGCTGGAGTGAGCTGGTTGGCGGGGAGGAAGCGGCCAGCCGTTTTCCTGTCAGCGCAGTGACGATGTGGCCGAGGGTCACAAAGTACGGgtccaaacacaaatattatacgatttattttttgttgctaACCTGAACTCTTTGTGCATCCCATTgcattgtgtgtgtcagtATATCTGTCTTTTCATGCATCTACATGTTCTCCGTCTCCTCTCTCCCATGCTGAACGCGCGCCGATACGCAGGACGGTGGACTTACTTTCTGTCTGTTTCCGGCGTGGAGACTTCACTGCTGAAGCCCAGCGACTCCTGAAGAGAAGAACAAGTTAGTTCAAACTTGTGTCCAGATAGCGTGCAGCTCATTCGGCGCAGTAGCTGCCCCCTCTCGGATGTGTATGTCATCTAATCTTCATACCTGGATCTCGTTGCGGAGCTGCAAGGAAATATTGTTTGGATCTTGTTTCTCCTAAAGgagagggcaaaaaaaaaaaaaaaaagtgagtcaGTGCGCTTTGTGTTTATACAAAAGCAGAAAAGGGGTCAAGTGGCCGTTCGGAGGCATATTTACTGATAATATTACCCTCATGTGGGAGCCcacgtgagaaaaaaaaaaaaagaaaaaacctgTGATGTCATTAATCTCAAATGTGGCCGCATTGAGGAATCGACATGCGTCATATCAGGAGGCCGGCGGCCGACCTTTTATCACAAAAG
The Syngnathus acus chromosome 24, fSynAcu1.2, whole genome shotgun sequence genome window above contains:
- the sash1a gene encoding SAM and SH3 domain-containing protein 1a isoform X6, with translation MEELRKRRVSQELDMEKQDPNNISLQLRNEIQESLGFSSEVSTPETDRKMSLHKSSSEDGSGGKWDNKKKNKSFWQNFRKPQHKAVVRQTSKGEDIGFVASEITMSDEERIQLMMMVKEKMITVEEALARLKEYERNRQSGSTDTAECTDGTAAGLNQSSNCNQSREQSDDEQSEDSVKFKRLHKLVNSTRRVRKKLIKVEEWKKHGSQDFLNVESVATCDDNAALYAGVLKKHSLPQETSPGQDHLSLDGDTDSLTTSPSSSSLDTWSGHRLVKTFNKSSSTHGLIRPPRRTPVGSGGGGSGSSFSELDGCGLDDEGKLPRSTTDSEMRKALSSISHGRTCSFGGFDLSNRSLHVLNTGSDAHNKEQEAIYREVVKSPNTSRISLGKKVKSVKETMRKRMSKKYSSSVPEQSSPDGTAGSPHCPQPDSDSLEKPKLKAGGSVESLRSSLSGQSSMSGQTVSTTDSSASNRESVKSEDGDDEELPYRGPFCGRARVHTDFTPSPYDSDSLKLKHGDVIDIISKPPMGTWMGLLNNKVGTFKFIYVDVLCEEEEKPKRPLRRRRKGRPPKPTSVEELLERINLKEHMPTFLFNGYEDLDTFKLLEEEDLDELNIKDPQHRDVLLTAVELLQEYDSSSDPERSSQEKLLSEGRGLIGDSPRDSGCYESNENLENGKSKKASRSGRSSAGQSPDYPTLPMTISSEALQQNEKSQHSKFPKNLFNKSSLKGFNLLGRRKAHKRSPIPASRSCEDLDEPSQLAGSWKRSHSLGDLHWEQRQDHNEEVQRSKEGPSLDASGPIMAPSPACTASPLVSPKPRVDRPPVPSQLPLRPPCPTTQAPSPPESNVSGERVIRTHAKKPPVPPPVPAKRSRERVANGVCHSPLSSPSFGPSPTHSLTRSQPSSPVTQCASSPAPPLPAKTPSSPRNSSSAGEETAATPPWLSDLGGKVAVSRKASHSKMSPDLLTLLEQRLEAEGIDLTEEPYSDKHGRCGIPQPLMQRYSDDLQQPVKEVASTMDQLRVRELRKQHRMAIPSGGLTDMCRRAAAAAGAVSTVSDWLVSIGLPMYASALTAAGVDSLSGVALLTETDAWEAGVRDHTHARRLVGEAQLVAERRDA
- the sash1a gene encoding SAM and SH3 domain-containing protein 1a isoform X1 translates to MTSNGPVIVYEWLKTLQLAQYVEAFVDNGYDDLEVCKQIGDPDLDAIGVYVAHHRHRIHDAVRRLKEEARDAASGLYFTLEPMPPSADVYTGHMVDQYESKLRASKSWTEPARGVGYMGAHKNLTLGSSSNRREVVIYPKLKLKIMIRDKLIRDGINLARTPYSNKDGSLGNIDDLAQEYSEYYNTCFSDVSDRMEELRKRRVSQELDMEKQDPNNISLQLRNEIQESLGFSSEVSTPETDRKMSLHKSSSEDGSGGKWDNKKKNKSFWQNFRKPQHKAVVRQTSKGEDIGFVASEITMSDEERIQLMMMVKEKMITVEEALARLKEYERNRQSGSTDTAECTDGTAAGLNQSSNCNQSREQSDDEQSEDSVKFKRLHKLVNSTRRVRKKLIKVEEWKKHGSQDFLNVESVATCDDNAALYAGVLKKHSLPQETSPGQDHLSLDGDTDSLTTSPSSSSLDTWSGHRLVKTFNKSSSTHGLIRPPRRTPVGSGGGGSGSSFSELDGCGLDDEGKLPRSTTDSEMRKALSSISHGVSNNEALYAFYGLTKPRPKARSRRLIPLDDESPKYHTTDRHRGGWTLTKPDPNYSYSTKHLVYQRSRNTKNPVSPLCVAAPSSARAIAKSKAFGPGGGWPFPSRRLRGRSAVSELNITYVVERSLYGHLNWTQLVRPVTLSRAEQRCLLEEDREADKKWAASVDRCTKRVLLRIQQKSRTCSFGGFDLSNRSLHVLNTGSDAHNKEQEAIYREVVKSPNTSRISLGKKVKSVKETMRKRMSKKYSSSVPEQSSPDGTAGSPHCPQPDSDSLEKPKLKAGGSVESLRSSLSGQSSMSGQTVSTTDSSASNRESVKSEDGDDEELPYRGPFCGRARVHTDFTPSPYDSDSLKLKHGDVIDIISKPPMGTWMGLLNNKVGTFKFIYVDVLCEEEEKPKRPLRRRRKGRPPKPTSVEELLERINLKEHMPTFLFNGYEDLDTFKLLEEEDLDELNIKDPQHRDVLLTAVELLQEYDSSSDPERSSQEKLLSEGRGLIGDSPRDSGCYESNENLENGKSKKASRSGRSSAGQSPDYPTLPMTISSEALQQNEKSQHSKFPKNLFNKSSLKGFNLLGRRKAHKRSPIPASRSCEDLDEPSQLAGSWKRSHSLGDLHWEQRQDHNEEVQRSKEGPSLDASGPIMAPSPACTASPLVSPKPRVDRPPVPSQLPLRPPCPTTQAPSPPESNVSGERVIRTHAKKPPVPPPVPAKRSRERVANGVCHSPLSSPSFGPSPTHSLTRSQPSSPVTQCASSPAPPLPAKTPSSPRNSSSAGEETAATPPWLSDLGGKVAVSRKASHSKMSPDLLTLLEQRLEAEGIDLTEEPYSDKHGRCGIPQPLMQRYSDDLQQPVKEVASTMDQLRVRELRKQHRMAIPSGGLTDMCRRAAAAAGAVSTVSDWLVSIGLPMYASALTAAGVDSLSGVALLTETDAWEAGVRDHTHARRLVGEAQLVAERRDA